The Bacteroidota bacterium genome includes a region encoding these proteins:
- a CDS encoding trypsin-like peptidase domain-containing protein: MKKIILLLTVTVILSGCAAIFIPKMQKVTFTTDNKDAKIYVDKEEMGKGKSVTQKIQKNGAKQILIKTPGFKDTYQAMVQTKRPIAYWCLQPLNLLSLYYGFWIDSYVPKNLIYDNVVKIPIDYKLVTRGENDKYVDISNIKLNIKNKDKDIKEYYLPYASQDFLSKIESTEKNANDKSDKADAKELKKKNSKNKLEDDDEKKIMYEDTKFTTNVYKTLKNTGFVDTVNTLFYDNNNTLTLEGSINKIYVYTIYGKKHMGYYYKTKMFLTWYVENSYGEILDSIETKEYSGDFTKEKESDSFEKMFGDAVDISYLNLHKNSKFTKYLKQETNFACTDVPLTLTPIPTKSVINDKSDASIASVIIKSKEGHGSGFAITQDGYILTNFHVISGKYFNKLKDIKVIASDGEELKGTIVRYNRYRDIALIKVDKKFEKVFKLTTTKSFKNLQEVFTIGAPKSVELGQSVSTGVISNERKNNNNNLLQLNMSINAGNSGGPLFDAQGTVHGIVNSKLVGKNTEGVSFAIPGYLIQEYLNINYK; the protein is encoded by the coding sequence ATGAAAAAAATTATTTTATTATTAACCGTCACTGTTATTCTATCAGGTTGTGCCGCAATTTTTATTCCTAAAATGCAAAAAGTAACATTTACTACTGATAATAAAGATGCAAAGATATATGTTGATAAAGAGGAAATGGGTAAAGGAAAATCTGTCACTCAAAAAATTCAGAAAAACGGTGCAAAACAAATTCTAATAAAAACACCTGGTTTTAAAGATACCTATCAGGCAATGGTGCAAACGAAACGCCCCATAGCATACTGGTGTTTGCAGCCACTTAATTTACTTTCTCTTTACTATGGATTTTGGATAGACTCTTATGTTCCGAAAAATTTGATATACGATAATGTTGTTAAAATTCCGATAGACTATAAACTGGTAACAAGAGGTGAGAATGATAAGTATGTTGATATTTCTAATATTAAACTTAACATTAAAAATAAAGATAAAGATATTAAAGAGTATTATCTACCGTATGCGTCTCAGGATTTTCTCTCCAAAATAGAATCAACTGAGAAAAATGCAAATGATAAATCTGATAAAGCAGACGCTAAAGAACTGAAAAAGAAAAACAGCAAAAATAAATTAGAAGATGATGATGAAAAAAAAATAATGTATGAGGATACAAAGTTTACTACCAATGTGTATAAAACATTAAAAAACACTGGGTTTGTAGATACCGTTAACACACTTTTTTATGATAATAATAACACCCTTACCTTAGAAGGAAGTATTAACAAAATTTACGTTTATACCATTTATGGAAAAAAACATATGGGGTATTACTATAAAACTAAAATGTTTTTGACCTGGTATGTCGAAAACTCTTATGGTGAAATTCTGGATTCGATTGAAACAAAAGAATATTCGGGCGATTTTACAAAAGAAAAGGAATCAGACTCTTTCGAAAAAATGTTCGGTGATGCAGTTGATATTTCTTATCTTAACTTGCATAAAAATTCAAAGTTTACTAAATATTTAAAACAAGAAACCAATTTTGCCTGCACAGATGTCCCTTTAACTTTAACACCCATACCAACAAAATCTGTGATTAATGATAAATCAGATGCATCTATTGCGTCCGTTATCATTAAATCAAAGGAAGGACATGGCAGCGGATTTGCTATAACTCAGGATGGTTATATCTTAACTAATTTTCATGTTATATCCGGAAAATATTTTAACAAACTCAAAGACATAAAAGTTATTGCTTCTGATGGTGAAGAATTGAAGGGAACAATAGTCAGGTATAATAGATACAGAGATATAGCGTTAATTAAAGTAGATAAAAAATTTGAAAAAGTTTTCAAATTAACAACTACAAAGTCATTCAAGAATTTACAGGAAGTATTTACTATTGGCGCACCAAAATCTGTTGAATTAGGACAATCAGTATCTACTGGTGTAATTTCAAATGAAAGAAAAAATAACAACAACAATCTATTACAATTAAATATGTCTATCAATGCAGGAAACAGCGGAGGACCCTTGTTTGATGCACAGGGTACTGTTCACGGAATAGTGAATTCAAAACTTGTAGGAAAAAACACCGAAGGTGTCAGCTTTGCAATTCCTGGCTATTTAATCCAAGAGTATTTGAATATTAATTATAAATAA
- the carB gene encoding carbamoyl-phosphate synthase large subunit, with product MPKDNSIKSVLIIGSGPIIIGQACEFDYSGSQASRSLKEEGIEVTLINSNPATIMTDKVTADNIYLKPLTKKSIGEILKKHKIDAVLPTMGGQTALNLAIECEKAGLWKKHGVKMIGVNTDAIHTTEDREKFRMRMLELGMGVCKGRTATSFLEGKEIAQEVGFPLVIRPSFTLGGTGGGFVFEKKDFDAALNRGLHASPIHEVLIEQSVSGWKEYELELLRDANDNVVIICSIENFDPMGIHTGDSVTVAPAMTLSDTCYQRMRDAAIKCMNGIGHFAGGCNIQFAVNPDNEEQMIVIEINPRVSRSSALASKATGYPIAKIAAKLAIGYNLDELKNQITKSTSAFFEPTIDYVIVKVPRWNFDKFKGSDRHLGLQMKSVGESMGIGRSFQEALQKACQSLEIKRNGLGADGREVADQNTLLANLEKPLWNRLFHVYDAFKMGIPFKTIHKLTKIDPWFLNQIEELISLEKEIEKHTLEDIPKDLLLEAKQKGYADRQVAHLLRCLESQVYKKRQELGIKRVYKLVDTCAAEFEAQTPYYYSTFEEENESIPSKKKKVVILGSGPNRIGQGIEFDYSCVHGVLAAKEAGYETIMINCNPETVSTDFDIADKLYFEPVFWEHVYEIIQHEKPEGVIVQLGGQTALKLAEKMEKYGIKIIGTSFASIDLAEDRGSFSTLLSDLKIPYPKFGVAEDAEQAVKLSRELGFPLLVRPSYVLGGQSMKIVINEQELEEHIIKILQDIPGNKILLDHFLENAIEAETDSICDGEDNYIMGMMEHIEPAGIHSGDSNAVLPPFDLSEKVIKKMEEYTKKIALALQTKGLINIQFAIKNEEVFVIEANPRASRSMPFIAKAYDEPYINYATKVMLGVKKLKDFKFNPTKKGYAIKVPVFSFDKFLDVNKELGPEMKSTGEAIYFIDDLEDEFFQKVYGERNLYLSR from the coding sequence ATGCCCAAAGACAACTCCATAAAATCCGTTCTCATCATCGGCTCTGGTCCCATCATCATCGGGCAGGCATGCGAATTTGATTACTCCGGCTCACAGGCATCGCGTTCGCTCAAGGAAGAAGGAATTGAAGTAACGCTCATCAATTCCAATCCCGCCACTATCATGACGGATAAAGTTACCGCTGATAATATTTATTTAAAACCACTCACGAAAAAATCCATAGGAGAAATTCTTAAGAAACATAAAATTGATGCCGTGCTTCCCACCATGGGCGGACAAACCGCGCTCAACCTTGCGATTGAATGTGAGAAAGCCGGGCTCTGGAAAAAACACGGTGTGAAAATGATTGGCGTGAACACGGATGCGATTCACACTACCGAAGACAGGGAAAAATTCCGCATGAGAATGTTGGAACTCGGAATGGGAGTTTGCAAAGGAAGAACAGCAACTTCATTTCTTGAAGGAAAAGAAATCGCGCAGGAAGTGGGATTTCCGTTGGTGATTCGTCCCTCATTCACGCTGGGCGGAACAGGCGGAGGATTTGTTTTCGAGAAAAAAGATTTTGATGCAGCGCTCAACCGCGGCTTGCATGCTTCACCCATTCACGAAGTATTGATTGAGCAAAGCGTTTCCGGCTGGAAAGAATACGAACTTGAACTTTTGCGCGATGCAAACGATAATGTGGTCATCATCTGTTCCATAGAGAATTTTGACCCGATGGGAATTCACACAGGAGATTCTGTAACGGTTGCTCCAGCGATGACTCTTTCCGATACTTGCTATCAGCGCATGCGCGATGCCGCGATAAAATGTATGAACGGAATCGGACACTTCGCGGGCGGATGCAACATTCAGTTTGCGGTGAACCCCGACAACGAAGAGCAGATGATTGTGATTGAAATCAATCCCCGCGTATCGCGCTCTTCCGCGCTGGCGAGCAAAGCAACGGGCTATCCCATTGCGAAGATCGCTGCCAAACTTGCCATCGGATATAATCTGGATGAACTGAAAAATCAAATCACAAAATCCACTTCCGCTTTCTTCGAGCCAACAATTGATTATGTGATCGTAAAAGTTCCGCGCTGGAATTTTGATAAGTTCAAAGGCAGCGATCGCCACCTTGGTTTACAGATGAAATCGGTTGGCGAATCCATGGGCATAGGAAGAAGCTTTCAGGAAGCATTGCAGAAAGCTTGTCAGAGTTTGGAAATAAAACGAAACGGATTGGGCGCTGACGGAAGAGAAGTTGCCGACCAGAATACACTGCTGGCAAACCTGGAAAAACCACTGTGGAATCGCTTGTTCCATGTGTACGATGCGTTCAAGATGGGAATTCCTTTCAAGACCATTCACAAACTCACGAAGATTGATCCATGGTTCCTGAATCAGATTGAAGAACTTATTTCATTGGAAAAAGAAATTGAAAAACATACGCTTGAAGATATTCCAAAAGATTTATTGCTCGAAGCAAAACAGAAAGGATATGCCGACAGACAAGTTGCACATTTGCTTCGCTGTCTGGAATCGCAAGTGTACAAGAAGAGGCAAGAGCTCGGAATAAAAAGAGTTTACAAATTGGTTGACACCTGCGCGGCAGAGTTTGAAGCGCAAACGCCTTACTACTACTCCACTTTCGAAGAAGAGAATGAATCCATTCCTTCGAAAAAGAAAAAAGTTGTGATACTCGGCTCTGGTCCTAACCGCATCGGGCAGGGAATCGAATTCGATTATAGTTGCGTTCACGGAGTGCTTGCCGCAAAAGAAGCGGGCTACGAAACCATCATGATTAATTGCAATCCTGAAACTGTCTCCACCGATTTTGATATTGCCGACAAACTTTATTTCGAGCCCGTGTTCTGGGAACATGTGTATGAAATCATTCAGCACGAAAAACCCGAAGGCGTGATTGTTCAGTTGGGCGGACAAACCGCTTTAAAGCTGGCAGAGAAGATGGAGAAGTACGGAATAAAAATTATCGGAACATCGTTTGCATCCATTGATTTGGCAGAAGACCGCGGAAGTTTTTCTACGCTGCTGAGTGATTTAAAAATTCCGTATCCGAAATTCGGAGTCGCGGAAGATGCAGAACAGGCGGTGAAACTTTCCCGTGAACTTGGATTTCCTCTTCTTGTTCGTCCTTCGTATGTGCTGGGCGGACAGAGCATGAAAATTGTGATTAACGAACAGGAACTTGAAGAACACATCATAAAAATATTACAAGACATTCCGGGAAATAAAATTCTCCTCGACCATTTTCTGGAGAACGCCATTGAAGCCGAAACCGATTCCATCTGCGATGGAGAAGATAATTACATCATGGGAATGATGGAGCACATCGAGCCCGCGGGCATTCACTCGGGAGATTCCAACGCGGTGCTTCCTCCGTTCGACCTCAGCGAAAAAGTGATTAAGAAAATGGAAGAGTACACAAAGAAAATTGCGCTTGCACTTCAAACGAAAGGTCTCATCAATATCCAGTTCGCAATAAAAAATGAAGAAGTGTTCGTGATTGAAGCCAACCCGCGCGCATCGCGCTCCATGCCGTTCATTGCGAAAGCATATGATGAACCGTATATCAACTACGCTACAAAAGTAATGCTTGGCGTAAAAAAACTAAAGGACTTCAAATTCAATCCCACGAAAAAAGGTTATGCCATAAAGGTTCCGGTGTTCTCATTCGATAAATTTTTGGATGTGAATAAAGAACTCGGACCGGAAATGAAATCAACCGGTGAAGCAATTTACTTCATTGATGATTTGGAGGATGAGTTCTTCCAGAAGGTTTATGGGGAAAGGAATCTTTATCTGAGCAGGTAA
- a CDS encoding glycosyltransferase family 4 protein → MKKVLIITYYWPPSGGAGVQRWLKFVKYLREFGWEPVVYTPENPEAPAIDNSLQKDIPKNLTVLKTKIWEPYNLYKGFIGQKKDEKINAGFLTEKKKPGLTEKISVWIRGNWFIPDARKFWINPSIDFLSEHLKKNPVDAMVSTGPPHSMHLIALGIKKKLNIPWLADFRDPWTNIDFYDKLMLTKFSDAKHKKMELEVLKNADKVVSVSWSWAKDFQKIYSREVDVITNGFDEADFIYSETKLHENFSISHIGAMNKDRNPHQFWMALKELVNENKHLKNILKIRLIGKNDISVLESLEKNGLNQFTELISYLPHDEVMKQICSSQVLLLPLNDTPNIMGIIPGKIFEYLAAKRPIFAIGNPKGDSARIISETNAGIVCDFKDKEKMKEELLKMLEQFTNKSLSVSSSDIATYSRKNKTAQMAALLDSIA, encoded by the coding sequence ATGAAAAAAGTTCTCATCATCACTTATTACTGGCCTCCGAGCGGTGGCGCGGGCGTGCAGCGCTGGCTCAAGTTTGTAAAATACCTGCGCGAGTTTGGCTGGGAGCCCGTTGTTTACACGCCTGAAAACCCGGAAGCTCCAGCCATAGACAATTCTCTTCAGAAAGATATTCCGAAAAACCTTACTGTGCTTAAAACAAAAATATGGGAGCCCTATAATTTATACAAAGGTTTTATCGGGCAGAAGAAAGATGAAAAAATTAATGCAGGATTTCTTACCGAAAAGAAAAAGCCCGGTCTTACAGAAAAAATTTCCGTATGGATACGCGGCAACTGGTTCATTCCGGATGCGAGGAAGTTCTGGATAAACCCATCAATTGATTTTCTTTCTGAACACCTGAAAAAAAATCCGGTGGATGCTATGGTTTCAACAGGACCTCCGCATAGCATGCACTTGATTGCACTTGGAATAAAAAAGAAATTAAATATTCCCTGGCTTGCTGATTTCCGCGATCCGTGGACAAATATTGATTTCTATGACAAACTCATGCTTACAAAATTTTCAGATGCAAAACATAAAAAGATGGAGTTGGAAGTTCTGAAGAATGCTGATAAAGTTGTATCGGTAAGCTGGAGCTGGGCGAAAGATTTTCAGAAAATATATTCTAGAGAAGTTGACGTTATTACGAACGGCTTTGATGAAGCGGATTTTATTTACAGCGAAACAAAACTGCACGAAAATTTTTCCATCAGCCATATTGGCGCGATGAACAAAGATAGAAACCCCCATCAGTTTTGGATGGCTTTAAAAGAACTTGTAAATGAAAATAAACATCTGAAAAATATTTTAAAGATTCGCCTCATAGGAAAAAACGATATTTCAGTTTTGGAAAGCCTTGAGAAAAACGGATTAAATCAATTCACTGAACTGATTTCCTATTTACCTCATGACGAAGTGATGAAGCAGATATGCTCTTCGCAGGTTCTTCTTTTGCCTCTCAACGATACCCCTAACATAATGGGAATCATTCCTGGAAAAATATTTGAATACCTTGCCGCCAAACGTCCCATTTTCGCAATCGGAAATCCAAAAGGTGATTCTGCACGAATAATTTCAGAAACCAACGCAGGAATTGTTTGCGATTTCAAAGACAAAGAAAAAATGAAAGAAGAATTACTGAAGATGCTTGAGCAGTTTACAAACAAAAGTCTGTCTGTAAGCAGTTCGGATATAGCAACGTATTCAAGAAAAAATAAAACAGCTCAAATGGCTGCTCTTCTTGATTCCATCGCTTAG
- a CDS encoding GxxExxY protein: protein MYKRVKREDLIEPELSYRIVGVLFRVYNELGPGLHEKYYQRACTAGFEEQTINFKQQAPIPMKFLEKEIGKYFADFIVDEKVIVELKAGNQINRKHAKQVIAYLKSTGLQLGILAYFGKDGVFFKRIINIPEEKNPLPSNSHYSG from the coding sequence ATGTATAAAAGAGTTAAGAGAGAAGATTTAATTGAACCGGAACTTAGTTACAGAATTGTAGGTGTATTATTTCGTGTATATAATGAACTTGGTCCCGGCTTACATGAGAAATATTACCAAAGGGCGTGTACTGCCGGTTTTGAAGAACAAACCATAAATTTTAAACAGCAAGCTCCTATTCCAATGAAGTTTCTTGAAAAAGAAATAGGAAAATATTTTGCTGACTTTATTGTTGATGAAAAAGTCATTGTTGAACTCAAAGCTGGAAATCAAATAAACCGTAAGCATGCTAAACAAGTAATTGCATATCTGAAAAGCACCGGACTGCAATTAGGAATTCTCGCCTACTTTGGAAAAGATGGGGTTTTCTTCAAGAGGATAATTAATATTCCTGAAGAGAAAAATCCTTTGCCTTCCAATTCGCATTATTCGGGTTAA
- a CDS encoding gliding motility-associated C-terminal domain-containing protein — protein MFFRKIFLFKFLLLAAFFPVTSNAQSWLWAITAGGIYSDKATDMDIDTSGNLYVSGYYNVGQPATALISFGSINPPVDWGKEGFLAKVNSSGTWMWVNAAIGGYDERVLGMCTDKVNGYVYATGCTWYDIYDFNGCYTSGGVSDEVFVGKFDLNGNCIWNIHGGSDGDDHGFDLITDKQGNIYLTGFLSDHYGWFGNPGYFGSITVPMSTDSIAFAAKISPSGVFQWVRTFNGIDGERDNRIAIDTLSNIYITGGFAGSKLFGSTMLTSAGGRDVFVIKYDSNGNFIWAKRAGGISDDRGNSITVDYFGDVYVTGEFRDKAVFGTDTVNNNGGPNGRDIFVSKMKTNGNWIWAKKAGSNSGSDRGDRIISNKKGNLFVTGQFKGIASFGANITLSAAADSLQVFVAAIDTSGKWKWALAGGGTDEDRGTALACDDSCNLYNAGYYVTNASFGSNSLIGLGKKDIYVAKIDNSCFNYVTMNATATNALCNGQCNGTATAAMLGGASPYTYLWNTNPAQSTQTITGLCPGNYSVLVTDASGFSATDSIAITEPPPTPITISGSTTITAGQSITLTASGGNTYSWTNGATTASVTDTPTITTVYCVFVTDSNGCTDSSCAKVFVEKDCTGELFLPNTFSPNGDGVNDLFVISGIDMCKEFSLKIFDRWGVPMFATTKQKDYWDGRTPAGVIANEGTYYYLLTANEENKKGFVTLVR, from the coding sequence ATGTTTTTCAGAAAAATATTTCTATTTAAGTTTCTTCTTCTTGCTGCATTTTTTCCTGTTACATCAAATGCCCAGTCATGGTTGTGGGCAATAACAGCCGGTGGTATTTATAGCGACAAAGCCACCGACATGGATATTGATACCTCGGGCAACTTGTATGTTTCGGGTTATTATAATGTAGGGCAACCTGCAACTGCACTCATCAGCTTCGGAAGCATCAACCCTCCTGTAGACTGGGGCAAAGAAGGATTTCTTGCAAAAGTCAATTCTTCCGGAACATGGATGTGGGTGAATGCTGCGATAGGCGGATATGATGAACGGGTGCTTGGCATGTGCACCGATAAAGTGAACGGTTATGTGTATGCAACCGGATGCACCTGGTATGATATCTATGATTTTAACGGCTGTTATACATCGGGTGGAGTTTCGGATGAAGTATTTGTAGGCAAATTTGATCTGAACGGAAATTGCATATGGAACATTCATGGTGGAAGTGATGGCGATGATCACGGTTTTGATCTGATAACGGATAAGCAGGGAAACATTTATCTCACCGGTTTTCTTTCAGACCATTACGGATGGTTTGGCAACCCGGGATATTTCGGAAGCATTACTGTTCCCATGTCTACTGATTCCATTGCATTCGCGGCAAAAATTTCTCCTTCCGGAGTGTTTCAGTGGGTCAGAACTTTTAATGGCATTGATGGCGAGCGCGACAATCGTATTGCGATTGACACACTTAGCAATATTTATATCACGGGGGGATTTGCCGGATCAAAATTATTCGGGTCCACCATGCTTACCAGTGCAGGAGGGCGCGATGTGTTTGTCATAAAATATGACAGCAACGGAAATTTTATCTGGGCAAAACGCGCGGGAGGTATTTCAGACGACCGCGGAAATTCCATCACCGTTGATTATTTTGGTGATGTGTATGTAACAGGAGAGTTCAGAGATAAAGCTGTGTTTGGAACAGACACTGTAAATAATAATGGAGGACCGAACGGACGCGACATATTCGTTTCAAAAATGAAAACAAACGGTAATTGGATTTGGGCAAAAAAAGCCGGTTCAAACAGTGGAAGCGACAGAGGCGACAGAATTATTTCCAACAAAAAAGGAAATCTTTTTGTCACCGGACAATTTAAGGGAATCGCATCTTTCGGAGCAAACATCACTTTATCGGCTGCTGCCGACAGCTTACAGGTTTTTGTCGCAGCCATTGACACTTCCGGAAAATGGAAATGGGCTTTAGCGGGCGGAGGAACTGATGAAGACCGAGGCACTGCACTCGCATGCGATGATTCGTGCAATCTGTATAATGCAGGATATTATGTGACGAATGCTTCCTTCGGAAGTAATTCACTTATCGGGCTGGGCAAGAAAGATATCTACGTTGCAAAAATTGATAATTCATGTTTTAATTATGTTACCATGAATGCTACCGCTACCAATGCACTTTGTAATGGTCAGTGTAACGGAACAGCAACTGCTGCAATGCTCGGAGGCGCTTCTCCTTATACTTATCTGTGGAATACTAATCCGGCACAAAGCACACAAACCATTACAGGTCTTTGTCCCGGAAACTATTCTGTTCTTGTAACAGATGCTTCAGGATTTTCTGCAACTGATTCAATTGCAATTACCGAACCTCCTCCAACCCCCATTACAATATCAGGCAGCACAACAATTACTGCAGGACAAAGCATTACACTTACAGCATCAGGAGGAAATACGTATTCATGGACTAACGGAGCAACAACGGCAAGCGTGACGGATACGCCCACAATTACTACTGTTTATTGTGTTTTTGTTACCGATTCAAACGGATGCACAGATTCATCCTGCGCAAAAGTGTTTGTGGAAAAAGATTGTACAGGTGAATTATTTTTGCCAAACACTTTTTCTCCTAACGGAGATGGAGTGAATGATTTATTTGTCATCAGCGGAATAGATATGTGCAAAGAATTTTCGCTGAAGATTTTTGACCGATGGGGAGTTCCCATGTTTGCCACCACCAAACAAAAAGATTACTGGGACGGAAGAACTCCAGCCGGAGTTATTGCAAACGAAGGAACTTACTACTATCTCCTCACCGCTAACGAAGAAAATAAAAAAGGGTTTGTGACCTTAGTTCGCTAA
- a CDS encoding YfhO family protein has translation MAQKNPHQVQETVSTTNNKPQTNLWLPHIIAVVVFISITAAYFSPMIFGGKELFQEDIMRFKGMSKEITDFREKYHEEPYWTGSMFCGMPAYQISATYLAGKLEYLNKFFSLFFPHPIRYIFLCFIGFYFLLQVLKVDPWLSVIGAIAFGLSSYFFIALDAGHNSKMAAIAYMAPALAGIMLTYRGKMLLGGAITALFLTMEIFVNHPQITYYLGFLILFYGLSELFNAFKEKKLPAFFKQSAVIGIAGIIALGVNITSLWATADYSKYTIRGGTELTINPDGTKNEHNVTSGLDKDYATAWSYGVGETMTLLIPNFKGGASTPIGNNKSALEKVDPDKREAVSRMYQYFGDQPFTSGPVYAGAIVIFLFVLGLFVVKGPLKWALVLSTIISIWLSWGRNDPFGLSNFMLDHFPAYNKFRAVAMILVIAEFCIPLLGVLAIDQLMKNKNFLKENFSLPFKQILSGQKILIVSFILTGGIALLCWLAPGMLTDFSPPGEKNELFGQIKQSNPEVTDQQINTYLDQTLPDVITARQVIVKSDAMRSFFFILLAAAAIWLYAKNKLVNRKILIASLIVLIIFDMVVVDRRYLNNDSFSKSSDMKNPFAMMGRPNGADLEINKDTDPNFRVWNTLSRPDQDAATSYFHKSISGYHGAKLRRYQELIDFHINKRNMAVINMLNTKYIIVPGEKNQPMPYPNREALGNAWFVNDYKIVANPDSEITALKNFNPSTTAILDKRFEENVSGFSVRSPSDKPVKDSLANIKLTSYKTNDLVYESNSSAEGLAVFSEIYYANGWNAYVDGKLTPHFRVNYVLRAMRVPAGKHNVEFKFEPSIISTGEKISAASLVMLFLLCGFAAFKEINLSKRQYTNG, from the coding sequence ATGGCGCAAAAAAATCCACATCAAGTTCAAGAGACGGTTTCAACCACAAACAACAAACCACAAACCAATCTCTGGCTTCCTCACATAATCGCAGTGGTGGTTTTTATTTCAATCACTGCCGCCTATTTTTCTCCCATGATTTTCGGAGGCAAGGAACTTTTCCAGGAAGACATCATGCGCTTCAAAGGAATGTCGAAAGAGATAACTGACTTTCGGGAAAAATATCATGAAGAACCGTATTGGACGGGTTCTATGTTTTGCGGAATGCCCGCTTACCAGATTTCAGCTACTTATCTGGCGGGCAAATTAGAATACCTCAATAAATTTTTCTCGCTCTTTTTTCCTCATCCTATCCGGTATATTTTTCTCTGCTTCATTGGTTTTTATTTTCTGCTTCAGGTCTTGAAGGTTGATCCCTGGCTTTCCGTCATAGGCGCCATTGCATTCGGGCTCTCCTCCTACTTCTTCATTGCTCTTGACGCGGGGCACAATTCAAAAATGGCTGCCATCGCCTACATGGCTCCCGCACTGGCAGGCATCATGCTTACCTATAGGGGAAAAATGCTGCTGGGCGGAGCTATCACCGCTTTATTTCTTACCATGGAAATTTTTGTCAACCATCCGCAAATAACTTATTACCTCGGCTTCCTGATTTTATTTTACGGGTTGTCTGAACTTTTCAACGCGTTCAAAGAAAAAAAACTTCCCGCATTCTTCAAACAATCAGCCGTGATTGGAATTGCAGGCATCATTGCCCTCGGAGTTAACATCACGAGCCTGTGGGCGACTGCGGATTACAGCAAATACACCATCCGCGGAGGAACCGAACTCACCATCAATCCTGATGGAACAAAAAACGAACACAATGTAACTTCGGGACTGGATAAAGATTATGCCACTGCGTGGAGCTATGGTGTTGGCGAAACCATGACGCTGCTGATTCCGAATTTCAAAGGAGGCGCTTCAACTCCGATTGGCAACAACAAAAGCGCACTTGAAAAAGTTGACCCTGATAAACGCGAAGCGGTTTCGCGTATGTACCAGTATTTTGGCGACCAACCCTTCACCTCAGGTCCTGTTTATGCAGGAGCTATTGTAATTTTTTTGTTTGTGCTCGGATTGTTTGTCGTGAAAGGTCCGCTCAAATGGGCGCTTGTGCTTTCCACTATTATTTCCATCTGGCTTTCGTGGGGAAGAAATGACCCGTTCGGCCTCAGCAACTTTATGCTCGATCATTTTCCTGCCTACAATAAATTTCGGGCAGTAGCGATGATACTGGTCATTGCCGAATTCTGCATTCCTCTCCTTGGCGTTCTGGCGATTGATCAACTGATGAAGAATAAAAACTTTCTGAAAGAAAATTTCTCTCTTCCGTTTAAACAAATTTTAAGCGGACAAAAAATACTGATTGTTTCTTTCATCCTCACAGGCGGAATAGCTCTCCTCTGCTGGCTGGCTCCCGGCATGCTCACCGATTTTTCACCACCCGGAGAAAAAAATGAACTCTTCGGGCAAATCAAGCAAAGTAATCCGGAAGTGACCGATCAGCAAATCAATACGTATCTCGATCAGACATTGCCGGATGTAATAACAGCAAGACAAGTTATTGTGAAATCGGATGCCATGCGTAGTTTCTTTTTTATTTTGCTTGCCGCAGCAGCCATCTGGCTTTATGCAAAAAATAAATTGGTGAACAGAAAAATACTTATTGCTTCACTGATTGTGCTTATCATATTCGATATGGTGGTGGTTGACAGACGCTATCTGAACAACGACAGCTTTTCAAAAAGCTCGGATATGAAAAATCCTTTTGCTATGATGGGCAGACCGAACGGTGCCGATTTGGAAATCAATAAAGATACCGACCCAAACTTCCGCGTATGGAATACGCTTTCGCGCCCCGATCAGGATGCCGCAACTTCTTACTTTCATAAATCCATCAGCGGTTATCACGGTGCAAAGCTGCGCAGGTATCAGGAGCTGATTGACTTCCATATCAACAAGAGAAATATGGCAGTGATAAATATGTTGAATACAAAATATATTATTGTGCCTGGAGAAAAAAACCAGCCCATGCCTTATCCCAACCGCGAAGCGCTGGGCAATGCCTGGTTTGTAAATGACTATAAAATAGTTGCCAATCCCGATTCTGAAATTACCGCGCTGAAAAATTTTAATCCATCCACCACGGCAATTCTTGATAAGCGCTTTGAAGAAAATGTTTCAGGATTCTCCGTAAGGAGTCCTTCGGACAAGCCGGTGAAAGATTCGCTTGCAAACATCAAACTCACTTCTTATAAGACAAATGACTTGGTGTATGAATCAAATTCATCTGCTGAAGGGCTGGCGGTGTTCTCCGAAATTTATTACGCGAACGGATGGAATGCTTATGTGGACGGAAAATTAACTCCGCACTTCCGCGTTAATTATGTTTTGCGAGCGATGCGGGTTCCTGCAGGAAAACATAACGTGGAGTTTAAGTTTGAGCCGTCCATCATTTCGACAGGAGAAAAAATTTCAGCTGCCAGTTTGGTTATGCTCTTCCTGCTATGTGGATTTGCCGCATTCAAAGAAATTAATCTTTCAAAGAGACAATATACCAATGGCTAA